CTCGGTGTCCACGTGGGACAGCGCCCAATTCAGGTGCGCCAGGGTGTTGTAGTCGCGCACGGGCACGAGGACGCTTCCGGGTCGCGCCGCGACCTCGCCCAAGCCGAGGTCGGCCGCAGGCAGCAACTGGAACTGGTCGAGCGCGTCGGTGCGCTGTGCCAAGGCGGCCTTCCGCCGCACGTTGTGCCGTTCTGAAAACACGAATACGACGTACAGCAAGACGGTGAAGGTGACGCCCCAGATGGTGGCGAGCTGTTTGGTGAACAGGTTGATGATCGCGAACGAGAACAGTGTGACGGTGAAGAGCCCGAGGCCGATGGGCAGCTCGAGGCCCCCGATCGTGATGTTGAGCGGCACCCGCCACTCGCGCGGTCCGGGCTCGCGGTAGCGAAGGACGAGCACCGCGAGGCTCTTCAGCGCGAAGCTCCACACGACGCCGAACGCATAGGCCTCACCAAGGAGGTACACGTCGCCGCCGCTCATGGCCAGCGTGAACAGCTGCAGCCCGACGATGGTGTTCAACACTCGTGATGTCGTGCCGTACTTCCGGTGCGGCTTCCGGAACCAGTCGGGCACGACGCCGTCCTCCGAGATCCGATTGACGACGGCGTTCGAGCCGACGAGCGCCGTGTTCACGCCACCAGCCAGGATCAGGAATCCGACCACGACGACCAACCCCTGGAACAGCAGCCTCAGACCGAGCGGTCCGACCAGGTGCATCGCGATGCCCGAGATCAGGTTGTCGCTGAAGTGCCCGCGCACATCGTCGGGGATGAAGGCTACCGCGAGGAAGCTCACCGAGCCGGTGAACACCACGCTGTAGATCAGGACGGCCAGACCCGCGCGCCGCAGGTTCAGGACCTTCGGATGTTCGATCTCGCGATAGACCTGCGCGAGGGTCTCCCACCCGCTCAGCGCCAGGAACGAGTGTCCGAGGCCGACCAGGATGGCGATGGCGGTGAACGTGGGCCAGATCGTTCCGTTCAGCCAGCCGAGCGACTCCTTGGAGAAGTGGAGGTTCGGGAGCGTCGGCGCCGGGGGCAGTTGCCCGCCGTGCAGCAGCAGCGTGAGGCCCGACCACCCGAGCAGCACGACGACCATGACCGTGGTGATCTGCACGATGCGCAGCGCATCGGAACTCGACTCGCGCAGTCCCTGCGTGTTCCGCCACCAGAAGTAGATGATCACGGCCGCCGCAATCACCGCCGACGTCGCGTTGCGTGGTAGCGCCAGTGGCATGCCCGCCCGGTGCGAGACGTCGTTCAGCAGGCCGACGATATACTGCCCGGCCGACACCGCGCTGATCGGGCCGGTCAGCACGTAGTCGAAGAGCAGCGCCGACACCGAGATCTTGGCCAGCGTCCCGCCCATCGCCTCCTTGACGACCCGGTAGACGCCGCCACGCACGAACATCACCGAACTCTCGGTGTAGATCGCACGCACCGCGTACGAGAAGAGCATCACGCCGAGGATGAACCACGGGGCAGCCTTCCCGACGGCGTGCTCGGCGATGCCGCCGGCGTAGAACGCCGACGACCCGAGGTCTCCGAGGACGATGGCGGCCGCGCGCCACAGGGAGATGAACGAGAGAAAGACCGTCGTGGCCACCACCACGCGAACCGGTCCGCGTGAGGGAGCCGACGGGATGGCCGAGGCCGGCGCCGATGCCCCGGCGCCGGGCGGTGTCGCAGGCGGCGTCGGCGACGTCTGCGCGGATTGAGACAAGTGTGGCTTCATGCGTGGCTTCCGTTGGGCCGGCGAGGTGAGCTGACGGGCTCGGACCGGAAGTGTCCTATGGCGCGACGACGGTCGCCAATACGCCCCGGGGATCGAGTGGACGAGTCGGGCATCGGCCGTCCTCCAATTCCACGATCCCGGTGGTTCCCCCGCATCCTGCGAATGGCGCAGAATTTTGACCGTCTTCCAACCTACGCCGTTGGGTGCGCGCGGTCAAGGCTGGCGACTGCGGCTCATCCCGCAGCGTCCGGCCACGGAGGGTGGGTTGGACGAAGAGGGAGGCGTGGTAGACTCCGGTACCCAGACTCACCAGTTCAGCGAGTCGCCGCACGGGCACGGCGGGTGCGACATGAACCAGGCGCGTTCAAGGACGCGCCCCATCACAGGTGGAGGTCAGCGATGTTCCATCTCATCGGCCAGGTGGTCTTCGGCCTCGTCGTTGGCGTGATCGCGAAGCTCCTGGTGCCCGGCCGCGATCCGGGCGGCTTCCTCGTCACCATCCTCATCGGCATCGCCGGTTCGCTACTCGGCACGTTCGTGGGACGCGCCATCAAGCGCGACCCGAACTACTCCGCGCACTGGGTGACGTCGATTCTGGGTGCGATCGTGCTGCTGGTGGTGTACCGCTTCGTGGTGAGATAGCGCGACAGCCTGGCTACTGGAGCCGGCTGAGGGTGACGTCGATGAGGCGCGACTGGCGTGGCGCGCGGTGCCACTGCACGAGGATGGTGCTCTGGTACGTGCCTTCCACGACCGAGCCCTTGCCCCGCCCCTCGTCGGAGACGAGCAGGTTGACCGAGCGTTTCATGCGAAGGAAGCGGTTGGCCGGAACGGCCACGGTGCGGGCGAGCAGCCGTTCGACGAGCGACTCGCTCAGACCGAGGCGATCGACCACCCGGTTGATGATCTGCACGAGGTCGTACTTCGCGTAGCCCAGCGTCTTGGCGGGCACTGCCCGCGGATCCGCAATCGCGTGGCGACCCTTCTCGATCGCGAACCGCAGCGGATCGCGGAGCACTTCGAGCAGGTCGTGTCGCATCAGCAGCGTCTCGTACTCATTGACCGTCAGACCGGCGTGGCGTTCTCCGGCGTGGAGCGACAGGCGGAGCCGGCCCTTCTCCACGCCGTGCTGCGCCACGAACTCAGCCAGTTGTTCCGAGACGCCAAGCCGGGGGTCCTTGAGGTTGATCGAGTCGACCGGGTGCGACGAAACCGGCACCTCGATTTGACACCGCGCCACCAACTCCTCGCGATGGAACCCGATGACTCGCGTGCGGCGGTGTCGCGGGCGTCCTTTGTTGACGCCGTCCAGGTCCACGAAGCACACGGGTTCGTCGGCCCTGTTCGCATAGGTGACACAGGTGCGCAGGCCGGCGGCGATGAACGCGAGGTGCGAGTCGGCGTTCTTCGGTTCGACCTCGCGCTGCTCCGGCGCCAGTTCGACCCGGCGATCCAGGTTGTCGTGCTCGTAGGCGGCGCCTTCGGGGAAGATCGCGCGGAAGGCGTCGATGTAGCCGGCAACGCCCGGCCTGGAGAGCAGGCGGAGCGCCACGCTCCGGTCGAGGAACCCTGCGGTGGTGTGCGATGACCAGTACAGGCAGAACGGAAACGCCGCCAGGGCGGAGCCATGCTCCTCGGACGCGAGCGCGCGAAGATCGACCATGTCGAACCGGGAACGCGGTACGACCTCGAGCGTCACATCGAGAGGGTCGAACGGCATGCACGCCTCGCGAGAGGGCTGTTGGTGATCAGCTCACTAGCCTATCACAGAACCTGCACGTTTCGCGTCGCCACCGTGACGCGACGGTACTTGCCAAAGGGGACGTTGAACGCGCCACGTCGGTTGAATCGACAGAGGCCGTTGTAGCCGGTGCGGTTGAGATAGTAGAAGAGCGCGACCGCCAGGCCGCCGCAGAACGGCTCGACGAGGCGGCCATACGCGGCTCGCAGTATGGCGGTTGCCAGCCTGAAGACGCCAGGCGCTGACCCGGGCGCGGAGCAACGGATGCCAGACAGACGACGCAGACGACGGCCGGATGCTCCGTTCTCCGTCCGACGTTCTTCGCTCAGGACGGCCCAAGCTGCCCGGTCTGCCACGGCTGTTCGAGCGGTCGCCCGTCGGGCCCGAGCTCGGGGAACTCCACGGACTGGGCGGGCGGCTTGACGTCGGCGGCTGGCGTCGGAGCTTCGGGCCGACCTGTGTCGGTTGGTGAAGCGGCGGTTTCGGGTGAAGCGGCGGTTTCGCCCTCGGTCGTGCCTTCCGGTGCGGCTTCGTCGGCTGTCGCCGCCGGGGTGCCGAGCACCAGCGATCGCGAGCACTGCGGGCAGATCTCCGCGTTGGCCGGGACGGCGGCGGCACAGTAGGGACACGCTTCCTCGGCCGGCGGTGGGGTGTCGGGTACGCCTTCCGGGAACTCCTCTGCCAGAATCTGTGCCCACTGCTCTTCCTCGGCCTGGGCCAACTCCTCCTTCACCTGCGGCAACCGCGTCGGCAACAGGCGCTTGATTTCGGTTTCGCGTCCGTAGACGAAGCCGGCACCACCGCAGCCGACGGCCAGGATCAGACCGATGAAGAGCACAATCGCGTTGCCGCCGGTGACGAGCGCGAGGACGACGGCCGCCACCACACCGCCGATCAGGAACCGGACCGCTTGGGAAATCGCCGGGCCGCCCGCCTTGGCGGAGAGATCGCTGGTCGCTTTCTCCCTCGCTGCAGCCTCGATCAATCGGGCGACATCCGGTACCCAGCGTTCGTAGCGTCCGCGAATGGCGGTGCGAACCTGCGCAATCGTGGACCCGCGGCAGATACCGGCGTTTGCGAGTTCCTTGTACTCCGCGAGCACCTGCAGCCGCCGGTTTGCCGGGACCCTTTCGAGATAGGCCTGCAGATCGGGGTCGGTGTGGCTGAACGGACGGGCGGTGACCTGCATGCTGTAGGCGCAGGTGATGAGCGATCGCTCCGACGCCGGGAGCTCGTCGAGCACGAGGAGCGCATCGGCTGTCGATCCCCGGGCGACCATTGCCCGCACCATGGGCAGGGCGTCGCGCGCCGACCACTTCTTGGCGGCGACAAACGCGCGCGCCACATGGTTCACTATCGTCTCGTCGCGGGCGTACTTCAGAACCTCGTGGTACCAGTGCGGCGTCGTTCCGTATTCCGGCGTCCGGAGGAGCTTGATCGCGTCGTCGAGGAGTTCGCGCTCATGGGTCGTGTCGCGGAGAATTCGGCAGGCGCGCGCGCCCACGAGGTGTGCGTGCAGGTTGCGCGGGTCCATCTCGATCGCCGACTCGCACAGGTCGAGCGACTCCCGTGCGGAACCCGACAAGAGCATCGCCTCCGCCTGGTCGCTCTTGGTCTTCGATTCGGCGCGGGAGGGTACATGGTAATTCCCGCCTGCACCGGCCGCGTCTCCTGGTTGCGAACCGGGTCGCAACTGGGAGGCCCCCGGACGCTGCGCCTTGCCCGAGGCCCGCTCTTCCTCCTCCTGCACACAGAAGGGGCACTGCCACCCTTCGTACATCTTTGCGTGCCGGAAGCAGTAGTCGCGGTTCTTCTTCTCCATGGTCCTTCACCGGTGGCCGGCGTGCGTCGACGATCGGTACGGCTTGCGACACGTATTCACCGCCCCTTCGCCTGGGACTCAATAGAGTTATCGGTTGTTGCCGGCAAATGATGAATCGGCGGTGCAGGAACGATAACTGGACTGGGTCGGTCTAGAACCAGCCACCCCGCTCACCGCGCGCGTGCAGCGCCAGCTCGAACCGCCGCAGGGCCTGACGGTAGTTGTCCGCCGCCCGCCGTTCGGCCGCGTCGGGATCGCCGCTCGCCAGGGCCTCGATGATGGCGTCGTGCTCCGCCACCGATTCCCGCAGATTATGGGCTTGAAGAAGCGCCTCGGTGTAGACGCGGGTGTACCGTGTGCGCCGTGCGCCGAGCCAGTCGAGCTCGACCACGAGCTGCGGGGCCCCGGCGACCGCCTCGTAGGCGCGGTGGAAGCGTCCGTCGAGATCCTCGGCCTGCCGGACATCCGCGGCGTCGCGCTGTCCGAACTGGCGCAGGCCGTCGTTGATGGCCCGCATCTGCTCGACCAGCCGCCGGCGCGCGCCCTCGTCGAGCTGCGCGGCCAGGCGGGCGGCCACGCCGTTGAGCGCGCCCACCATGAGGAAGAGCTGCTTCATGTCGGAGGCCGTCAACGGCGCGACAATCAGCCGCAGCTTCGTGCCGAACTGCGACGGACAGAGGAGCCCCTCGCGCTCCAGGCGCGACAGCGCGGCCCGCGCGGGGGTCCGGCTGCCGCCAAACCGCCGACACACGTCTCCCTCGGAGATGGGGGCTCCGGGCGGAATCCGGAGGCTGGTGATGGCCTCCCGTAAGTCGTGGTACAGGCGCGATTCGATGGTGGGCGCGGGCGTGTCGGGTTCGGTATCGACCACGGGCGGCCTGGCATCGACGTGGGGGCTGCGGGTGGAGGGAGGACGGGTGCTCTGCATTGCGACCGTAGTCTACACCGACCGTTCGTCTATGACGAAGGTCCGGCCCACGATCGCCACGACTCGGCGGCATGGTTCCAGCCCACCGTCTGCCAGGCGGCCTGTCGTCTGGTATACTCCGCGCGCCCCCGCCGGCCATCCGTCCTTCACTTGAAAGGGCTCCATGCGTTTCCATATCCGCACAATCGTCTGCTTGGTGGTTGCGGCGTTGCTCGTCGCGGCCGTGCCTGCATCCGCGCAGCTCAAAGGCGTGCAGACCATCCGCGCCGAAGACATGAAGTTCCACATGCAATTCCTCGGAGCGACCGAGTTCAAAGGGCGAAACACGCCGTCGGTGGAACTCGAGATCGCCGCGCGCTACATCGCGCTCACTGCCCAGCGGATCGGCCTCAAGCCGTTGTTGCCGAACGGATCGTATTT
This is a stretch of genomic DNA from Vicinamibacterales bacterium. It encodes these proteins:
- a CDS encoding GlsB/YeaQ/YmgE family stress response membrane protein, with amino-acid sequence MFHLIGQVVFGLVVGVIAKLLVPGRDPGGFLVTILIGIAGSLLGTFVGRAIKRDPNYSAHWVTSILGAIVLLVVYRFVVR
- a CDS encoding APC family permease — encoded protein: MKPHLSQSAQTSPTPPATPPGAGASAPASAIPSAPSRGPVRVVVATTVFLSFISLWRAAAIVLGDLGSSAFYAGGIAEHAVGKAAPWFILGVMLFSYAVRAIYTESSVMFVRGGVYRVVKEAMGGTLAKISVSALLFDYVLTGPISAVSAGQYIVGLLNDVSHRAGMPLALPRNATSAVIAAAVIIYFWWRNTQGLRESSSDALRIVQITTVMVVVLLGWSGLTLLLHGGQLPPAPTLPNLHFSKESLGWLNGTIWPTFTAIAILVGLGHSFLALSGWETLAQVYREIEHPKVLNLRRAGLAVLIYSVVFTGSVSFLAVAFIPDDVRGHFSDNLISGIAMHLVGPLGLRLLFQGLVVVVGFLILAGGVNTALVGSNAVVNRISEDGVVPDWFRKPHRKYGTTSRVLNTIVGLQLFTLAMSGGDVYLLGEAYAFGVVWSFALKSLAVLVLRYREPGPREWRVPLNITIGGLELPIGLGLFTVTLFSFAIINLFTKQLATIWGVTFTVLLYVVFVFSERHNVRRKAALAQRTDALDQFQLLPAADLGLGEVAARPGSVLVPVRDYNTLAHLNWALSHVDTERHDVVAMTVRLLQGPDAGFHQTEVFSDYEQLLFTKVVAVAERQGRPVKLLVVPSANVFDAIAQTAVRLSLNEIVLGDSAKYSAVEQARLLGEAWERVPNSDRLRTRLLAYKLSGEVQSYQLGPHAPTLTIDDLDLIHKLWLQAVGSVGLEVHHRDIVRVALEELGEDLNGPRRADAVSRLRRRIQRQLAKGTPPRPAVEPPGSDPGAV
- a CDS encoding GntR family transcriptional regulator, which produces MVDTEPDTPAPTIESRLYHDLREAITSLRIPPGAPISEGDVCRRFGGSRTPARAALSRLEREGLLCPSQFGTKLRLIVAPLTASDMKQLFLMVGALNGVAARLAAQLDEGARRRLVEQMRAINDGLRQFGQRDAADVRQAEDLDGRFHRAYEAVAGAPQLVVELDWLGARRTRYTRVYTEALLQAHNLRESVAEHDAIIEALASGDPDAAERRAADNYRQALRRFELALHARGERGGWF
- a CDS encoding DNA adenine methylase, which translates into the protein MADRAAWAVLSEERRTENGASGRRLRRLSGIRCSAPGSAPGVFRLATAILRAAYGRLVEPFCGGLAVALFYYLNRTGYNGLCRFNRRGAFNVPFGKYRRVTVATRNVQVL